A window of Nisaea sediminum genomic DNA:
TCTGCTCGCGCTCGTCGTTGCCGCCGCCGAGACCGGCGCCGCGGTGACGGCCGACCGCATCGATTTCATCGATGAAGATGATGCAGGGCGCGTTCTTCTTGCCCTGCTCGAACATGTCGCGGACACGGCTCGCGCCGACGCCGACGAACATCTCGACGAAGTCGGAACCGGAAATGGTGAAGAAGGGCACGTTCGCCTCGCCGGCGATGGCGCGGGCGAGCAGCGTCTTACCGGTGCCCGGAGGGCCGACGAGCAGACAGCCCTTCGGGATCTTGCCGCCGAGACGCTGGAAGCGCTGCGGGTCCTTCAGGAATTCGACGATCTCCTCGAGCTCGGTCTTCGCCTCGTCGATGCCGGCGACATCGTCGAAGGTCACCCGGCCGACCTTCTCAGTCAGCAGGCGGGCGCGGCTCTTGCCGAAACCCATGGCCTTGCCGCCGCCGCCCTGCATCTGACGCATGAAGAAGATCCAGACGCCGATGAAAAGCAGCATCGGGAACCAGGAGATCAGGATACCGAGCAGACCGGACATGCCCTCTTCCGGCGGAGCCGCGGAAATCCTGACGCCGCCCTCGCGCAGCCGGTCCACGAGGCCCGGATCGTTCGGCGCGTAGGTCGCGAAGTTCCGGCCGTCGTTGAAGTGGCCCTTGATGGTGTTGCCTTGGATCACGACGTCGGTGACGCGGCCCTGTTCGACGGCGCCAAGGAAATCCGAAAAGGCGAAGTTCGGATAGCTGCCGGTCTTGTTCGAACTGTTGAACAGGTTGAACAGCGCGACGAGCAGGACGCCGACGATGATCCACAGTGCGAGATTCTTGCCGAAATTGTTCACGCTGATCGTGCCTCGGTAGGGTTCCTATACAGCCGGAGGCCCATTCTTAGACTTTCGCTCCGGCCCTGTCATCCCTGCTCGCCCGGAACGCATCTGCGACCCAGGGTACGGCGGGACGAAATTCTATTTGAAGACGGCCGTCTTCCGACTGCGCCGCATCTGTCCACGTCTCCGGAAAGTGGGGGGCAAAGAGACGCCCGTCAAGGTCGGTGACCGCCGGAAGCGAGCATCGGACACTCTCGGGCAGCGCCAGCGCCGACCCTGCCGGAGGCCGCAGACGGCGCAGGCGGCGGTCGCCCGCGCGGGTCAGCATATGTACCCAGGCAGGCCGGTCCTCGCGCCAGATGACGTCGAAGCGACCGTCCCAGCGTAACCCGGCGCCGGCCCCGACAATCCGGGGCCGCAGGCCGCGTGGCGTCTCCCGCACGATCCAGATGCCGTCCTTTTCCGTTCTCCAGACCAGGCACCCGGCGAGCGTGACACGCGAGAAGCCGCCCTCGGAGACCCAGCGCTCGAGCCGCGCCAGACTTTCCCCACGCGGCGGATGGCCTCCCCCGCCGACGGATTGCAGCAGGCCGGAGAGCAGTTTGCGACGCAAGGCCGCGGGCAGCCCCTTGAGCGTGATCGGGTCGAGGCGCACGAAACCGCGCGGATCGAGCTCTCCCGCCTCCCGAAGGAAGGAGGCTAGCGTGCCGTCGCTCCAATCCCGGAGCCGGGAGAACACCGATGCCACACGATGGAGCACCATCGCGTCCAGACCGGCGGCGCGACGGCCGTCCGCCTCCTGGCGCACCCTGACCCGCTCGAACTTGCGGTTCCGGTTGCTCGGGTCCTCGATCCAGGCCTGGGCTTCCGTCACACAATGGGCCCTGAGGCGCTGCGGCGAAATACCGAGCAGCGGCCGATAGACGGGGAATTCCGCGTGCATTTGACGCATCCGAATTCCCGCGAGCCCGTCGGGACCGCTGTCCCGGCCAAGCCGCATGACCATGGTCTCGGCCTGGTCTTCGAGATGATGCGCGAGGAAAATTCCCCGGGCCCCAAGCTCCCGGGCACGACCCGTCATGAGCGCGAACCGGGCCGCGCGCGCCGCCGCCTGAACGCCAGCTACCGGCTTGCCCGCGGACCAGCGGAGGATATCGGACGCAATACCGCGGGCTTGCAGCCAGCCGGACACACGGGCGGCTTCCGCCGCGGACTCCGCCCGCAGCCCATGATCCACGATGAGGGCTCGGAACCGGTGCCCATTGGCCCGGCACCAGCGATCAAGGAGCAGGCAGAGGGCCATGCTGTCGGCACCGCCGGAAACACCGGCGAGAAAGAGCGACGGTGGCGCGTCGGTCAAGGCCGGCTCAACGGCCCGGATCAGCCGGCCGAACTCGTCCTCGCCGACCGGCGCGACGCCGATCTCGGCGCTCTCCCGCCGTCCGGGCCGGAGATCAGCAGCCGATGCGTTTGCGCTCGGCATCCGCCCGGCGCTTGATATTGTCCGACGCATTCGGGAAATCGGCCCTCAGCTTGTCGAAGGTGACGCAGGCATCGTCCTTGCGATCCATACGGGCGAGGGAAAAGCCGAGCTTCAAGAGATTGTCCGCGGTCTTCGAACTGCCCGGGTAATCGGTGTAGCCGGTCGCGAAGGTCTTGGCCGCGAGAGGGAAGTCCTTGCGCACGTAATAGGTCTCGCCCAGCCAGTACATGGCATTGCCCGCAAGCGGGCTCTTCGGGTGGCGCTCGAGAAACAGGCTCAGGGCCTTCTCGGCGGAGTCGAAATCCTGCTTCTGCAGATAGGCGAACGCGTGCTTGTACTGTTCCTCCGGCGTCCCGTCCGGGAGGATCTGTCCGGCCGACGGAGCACTCGCCACCGCCTCGGGCTTGCTCGCCGCCGCGCCGCCCTCCGGTGCGGGCAGCTGGGCCGTTCCCTCGTCCACAGCCTTGATCTCGGCCTGGCTCAAGGTCCCCAGAACCCCCTGACCCTGCCCCGGAACAGGCGCAGGCTCAGCCTGCGGAGCCTGGGCGATCGCGCCGCCACCTGGACGGGGTTCGCCGGACTGAACCGGCGCGCCGCCCTGCTCCAGCGCCTGCAGCCGGAAATCGATGTCGCGCACCAGCCGGTCGAGGCGTCCGGAATTCTGCTCGACGCGGAACTCGACCTCCTCGATCTTGCCGGTCAGCGAGCGGATCAGCGTTTCCAGCTGCTGCAGACGCACTTCGACGCGCGCGGCATAGCTGGTGTCGAGCGATCCCGATTGGCCCCCCGCAGAGGCGGAGGACCCGGAGCCGCGGGTGATGGGAGCCGGGCTGACAGGTGTCGCCGTAATCCCGGTTCCGGCGCCGCCGGCCCCCGGAGTCGAGAGCGTGTTGCGATAGAGCTGGCGCTGCAGGTCCTGCATGTCCCGCTCCATCCGGTCGAGCCGGTTAAGCAGATTCTGCACATCCTGCGCGGCGGCAGACCCGATCGACGTCATGGCTATCGCGACAGCCGCGCCGAACAGACAGAACCCGCGCACTCCGTACCGCCTGATCATACTTCAAACTCCCGGCCTCTGATTTACCGCAAAGCCCAGTATCGCCCGATATTCGAGCAGGAATATGGCATCGATGCGGCTGATCGCACCCGATGCCCTGCACCTCAAAAGACGACGCGCCGGTCTGGAACCCCAGACCGGCGCGGTCCTATTCACGTCAACCGGCAGAACCTTAGTTGATGGTGGTCACACCACGACGGTTCTGGGCCCAGGCTTCCTCGTTGCTGCCGAACGCAACCGGACGCTCTTTGCCGTAGCTGATGGTCGCGATACGGCCCGCATCGATACCGAGCGCGACCAGATAGTCCTTCGCCGCGGTGGCACGACGCTCGCCGAGGGCGAGGTTGTATTCACGGGTACCGCGCTCGTCACAGTGACCTTCGATCGTGACCGTCACGCTCGGGTACTTGCGCAGCCAGAAAGCCTGGCGCTCAAGCGTCGTACGCGCTTCAGACGACAGGTCGTATTTATCGAAGTCGAAGAAAACCCGATCACCGACTTCCGCGACAAACTCCTCGCGGGACCCTGCTACGGGGCCGGACGGCGCCGCGCTCGTCGCAGGCTGGTTCGCAGCCGGCACAGTCGATCCCGCGCCGCCCGACTGGGAAGCAGTCTCCTGGTCGGTCGAGCACGCGGCAACGAG
This region includes:
- the tilS gene encoding tRNA lysidine(34) synthetase TilS codes for the protein MPSANASAADLRPGRRESAEIGVAPVGEDEFGRLIRAVEPALTDAPPSLFLAGVSGGADSMALCLLLDRWCRANGHRFRALIVDHGLRAESAAEAARVSGWLQARGIASDILRWSAGKPVAGVQAAARAARFALMTGRARELGARGIFLAHHLEDQAETMVMRLGRDSGPDGLAGIRMRQMHAEFPVYRPLLGISPQRLRAHCVTEAQAWIEDPSNRNRKFERVRVRQEADGRRAAGLDAMVLHRVASVFSRLRDWSDGTLASFLREAGELDPRGFVRLDPITLKGLPAALRRKLLSGLLQSVGGGGHPPRGESLARLERWVSEGGFSRVTLAGCLVWRTEKDGIWIVRETPRGLRPRIVGAGAGLRWDGRFDVIWREDRPAWVHMLTRAGDRRLRRLRPPAGSALALPESVRCSLPAVTDLDGRLFAPHFPETWTDAAQSEDGRLQIEFRPAVPWVADAFRASRDDRAGAKV
- the pal gene encoding peptidoglycan-associated lipoprotein Pal; the encoded protein is MAKKFLSIVAAALLVAACSTDQETASQSGGAGSTVPAANQPATSAAPSGPVAGSREEFVAEVGDRVFFDFDKYDLSSEARTTLERQAFWLRKYPSVTVTIEGHCDERGTREYNLALGERRATAAKDYLVALGIDAGRIATISYGKERPVAFGSNEEAWAQNRRGVTTIN
- the ybgF gene encoding tol-pal system protein YbgF, with translation MIRRYGVRGFCLFGAAVAIAMTSIGSAAAQDVQNLLNRLDRMERDMQDLQRQLYRNTLSTPGAGGAGTGITATPVSPAPITRGSGSSASAGGQSGSLDTSYAARVEVRLQQLETLIRSLTGKIEEVEFRVEQNSGRLDRLVRDIDFRLQALEQGGAPVQSGEPRPGGGAIAQAPQAEPAPVPGQGQGVLGTLSQAEIKAVDEGTAQLPAPEGGAAASKPEAVASAPSAGQILPDGTPEEQYKHAFAYLQKQDFDSAEKALSLFLERHPKSPLAGNAMYWLGETYYVRKDFPLAAKTFATGYTDYPGSSKTADNLLKLGFSLARMDRKDDACVTFDKLRADFPNASDNIKRRADAERKRIGC